CATGGCACTGGTAGTTTTTGTATTTACCGCCATTATCATGCTCGCAGAAGGCCTGCAACATACTCTTGTTCAAACGGGAGAACATGATAATGTAGTAATTCTGAGAAAATCAGCAGAATCTGAAGTGCAAAGCGTTATTGACCGGAACCAGGCTTCTATAATAGAGACGCAACCCGAAATTGCTCTGGAAGAGAATGGCTGCAAACTCCTGGCAAAAGAACTTGTGATTCTTATCACGTTGCAGAAACGAGGCAGTGATAATCCGGCAAATGTTATCATCCGTGGAATCGGCCAACGTTCACTCCACTTACGGCCACAGGTAAAAATTATAGCTGGACGTATGCCAAAAACCGGCACTTTAGAGATTGTGGCAGGCCAAAGCATAGCAAAGGGCTTTAAAAATACCGGGCTGGGGAAGACTATTCGCTTTGCCATGCGTGAATGGACTGTCGTAGGCATCTTTGATGCCGGTAATACGGGATTTAGCTCTGAAATTTGGGGAGATGCAGAGCAACTCATGCAAGCTTTCAGAAGACCGGTATTTTCATCCGTTATTTTTCGATTGCGGGAGAGATCGGCATTTCAAACCGTAAAGCAACGTATAGAAAATGATCCCCGGCTGACCCTTGAAGCTACGCGCGAAGTAAACTATTACAGAAAACAGTCAGAAATGATGGCAACGTTCTTACGTATCCTAGGCATTTCATTAACGGCTATTTTTTCCATTGGTGCGGTGATTGGAGCTATGATTACCATGTACTCAGCAGTGGCCAACCGCACAGCAGAAATCGGTACCTTACGCGCCATTGGTTTTCAGCGATCGAGCATCCTGTTGGCATTTCTCCTTGAATCGCTCATTCTCGGTTTTTTCGGTGGTTGTACCGGTCTCATTTTCGCCTCACTCTTACAGTTTGTGGGTGTTTCCACTATGAATTTCCAGACCTTTTCAGAACTCTCCTTTCGTTTTTCGATTACAAGGGAAATTGCCGGCAAAGCGATGTCTTTTGCCCTGTTCATGGGTTTTTCGGGAGGAATTTTACCCGCTATGCGCGCTTCACACATGAACATCGTAAACGCACTCCGGAAATCTTAAAGAACCTGCATCCTGAAAGAAACAAACAGTGGACGTATACGCATTTTCCTTTTTATTCACATCGTAATTTGCTATCATAGTACCCGCTGAACAATGTGTTACAAGGAAAATTTGAAGGAGAATATTTCATGAAACCGGCAAAACTCAAAGAAGGTGTTTACTGGGTCGGAGAAATTGATTGGGACTTGAGGAATTTCCATGGCTATTCAACGCAACGGGGAACAACGTATAATGCCTATCTAATCGTCGATGAAAAAATAACACTCATAGACAGCGTAAGACCCTACCTTTTGAATAAAATGATACAGCGGTTATCACTACTCGTTAATCCGGCGGATATTCATTATATTATTTCAAATCATGTGGAAATGGATCATTCCGGCAGCCTGCCACAACTTCTGGAACTAGCGAAAAACGCTACACTGATAACCTCTCCAAATGGACAAAAGGGCTTAATAGCCCATTACAAAAAACCCGATTGGAATTTTAAAGTTATCCAGTCAGGAGAGGAAGTAAATCTTGGCAGAAAAAATATTAAATTTTTTCTCACACAAATGGTCCACTGGCCGGATAACATGGTGAGTTATCTGGAAGAAGATAAAATCCTTTTTTCTAACGATGCCTTTGGACAACATATTGCCTCCTGCGAGAGATTTGACGATGAATTTTTGCTTGGCGTTGCTATTGATGAGGCAAAAAAATATTATGCCAACATTGTCTTACCCTATTCCGTCCAGGTGAAGAAGGCTTTAGACCAACTTTCTCATCTCGATATTGACATGATTGCGCCGAGTCACGGGATTATCTGGCGTTCCTCTATTCATGCTATTATGGAAGAATATACAAAATGGGCTACGGGCCAAATCGTCAAAAAATGCCTGGTAATCTATGACACCATGTGGAAATCCACGGAAACAATTGCGGGGACAATCCAGGAAGCCTTTGAAGCCAATGATATACCGGTAAAAATGATCAATCTCAGACACAGTCACATTTCTGACGTTATTGCCGATGTATTAACGGCTAGGTATGTGTGTGTCGGTTCTCCTACCTTAAATTCTCACATGCTTCCTACCGTATCCGGTTTTTTAACCTATTTACAGGGATTATCCCCGAAAAACAGGATAGGTTTGGCTTTCGGGTCATATGGCTGGGGAGGCCAAAGTATTCGCCATATAGAAGAAACATTGAAGGGGTGCGGTTTCGAGCTGCTGGAGAGCATAAAAATTCAGTTTGTTCCGGATGAAACACAACAACAGGAAATCCTTACAAAGTTAAGTCAGGACATAGCAACACTATGAATATCATGAAAAAGATTTTGCCATCAAATCCAAAAGTTTTTCTTTTTTAAATGGTTTCTCAAGGAAAGCAACATTTCCCAACGCCTGAAAACATCGATACGTCTCTTCATCCAACGCGGAAGCCATAATAACCGGAACTCTCTTGTACCGGCTATCCTTTCTCAAGAGGGCGAACAATCTGTCTCCCGTAACACCTTCCATCAGGATATCTAATATCACGATATCGTATTGTTCTTCTTTTATTTTCTTAAGAGCTTCATCTGCATTTGCTACGATAGTAATAGCAAAATCCTCACCCTGCAACATATCTTTATAAAATTCCTGCATCTCCGGGTCGTCTTCTACAATCAATACATCCTTCATTTCATTTAACTCCTTTAAAAATTGCATGGAACATTATCTATAATCATTCACGGGGGTCTGCTGTAAGCGGTATTGAGAATACAAACCGCGAACCTTTCCCCTTCCCATCAGATTCCACCCAAATTTTGCCTTTATGTAAGCGCAAAATATTCTTACAGATGGCAAGTCCGATGCCTGCACCTGGCATCGAAGGCATCTCTTTATAAAATTTTTCGAATACACGGGCTTTTGTTTCCTTTTCCAGTCCTCTACCCGTATCACGCACGACAACTTCCAATGTTTTCCGGACAATCCTGGCTGATATAGTAATTTCACCTTTATCTGTAAATTTTATCGCATTCTCTAACAGGTTGAAAACTACCCGATACATCTGATCACGATCTGCATGGATGAAAGGTATATCAACAGGTATTTTGGTTCTGATCGCATTCATTTTTTCTGCAGACGGAATTTGCAAATCGTCTACTACCTTTTTTACCAAATCTTCAAATGAAAATCCTGATATTTTAAGCGGCTCTGCTCCTGATTCCAACTTAGACATATCAAGGACATGTTTAATAATGTTCTTTAATCTGATCACATTATTTTGCAGAATATCCTGCAGCCGGGCGCCTTTTCCCGGAAGGCCGTCGCTTCCGGCGCTCATTGAACGCTTAAACATGTCAATGGCCATTTCCATCTTTGCAACTGGTGTCTTGAGCTCGTGTGTAACATCACGAATCAGATTATCCTTTAACTCATCCACTTTCTTTCCTTCAGTAATATCGCGACAAAAGCCCTCCATACCGGTTATTTTACCATCCTGAAAAACGGGAAGCACATCAAGAGAGAGCCATACGATCTTGCCCTGTTTATGAATAACCCGAAATACGAAATTCCGCAAACAACTTTTTGTGCCGTCTAATACCCGGGAAATTTCAGACAGAACCATCCCCTGATCATCTTCATGGCAGAGAGAGAGCCCGTAACCCTGCCTGTCATAAAAGTACTGTGCCGGGTATCCGGTAATCTTTTCCACGGATGGGTTCATGATGAAAAACTTCCCTTCTTTTGTGCACTCGAAAATAATGTCTGGTGAATTCTCAATGATTTTTCTATATCTTGCCTCCGCATCCCTTAATTTGTCAAAAAACAATGTGTTTTCTATGGCCATGGATAATTGAGGGACAACTTGCGAAAAAAAGGCTACATACTTCTTTGAATAATATTCCCTTCGCCTGCTTTCAAGGTTTAAACTCCCAACCACTCTTTCCGTGTATGTTCCCTGCAATTTTTTCTCGAACTGCTGGAATGGCTTTTGATGTTTCATTATCGACCCTCTGTACACCAAAGGAAAGCCCAGCCGCGAATGTATCCCTTCTTTAAACAGCGACGTATCCATAGTATATCTTCCCTCGGACGTGTCTTCTACAATGACCGGTTTGCAGGTTTGTACCACGCGCTCCGTTAAACTTCCTTTTATGGGATAGAAGACTCCTTCTTTACTCTCTGTATAGCTATAGCCCTTTGTTGATACAAATGCCTCGTATAAATCATTGTTTTCGGCAACCAGAGTCACTGTCATTCGGTCGAAGTCTACCACCTTCAAAAGTTCTTTGCTCAAAACCTGGTAGACATCACGAATATCCAGGCTTGAAAGAATGATCTTGTTAATAGTGAGAAACGTTTCTTTCGTATAGGTAAGCATAACAGGGATTTTGCTTTCCAGAAAAACTGGGCGTTGAATTTTTCAAATTCAACGCCCATATGCTACGAACAACCGTAATCAGAATAAATACTAAATGGCGGTCTCACCGCTTTCACCGGTACGGATACGATGCACCTCATCAATAGGTGAAATAAATATTTTACCGTCACCAATGCTGCCCGTCTGAGCCTCTTTTTTGATGCACTCAATAACCTTTCCTAATTCCTGATCAGAAACTACAATTTCTATCTTTACCTTGGATAATAAATCCACACGGTACGTTCTTCCTCGCCATTGCTCTGTAATTCCACGCTGGGCGCCGTGTCCTTTGACATCTGTTACTGTCATACCGGGATAGCCCAACTCCTCTAAGCAATCCTTTACAATGGTTAGACGTTCTGGTCTTATAATGGCCTCAACTTTTTTCATAAACAAATCTCCTTAAACTAAGAATCAAATGTACCGGATATGTTTCATCATAGAAAGCATATCCGGCTATTAGATAATTTCTCATATGTATCTAAGCAGGGAACTCAAGCCTGCTCTGCCTCATAATAATGATAGGAGATTTCTTTATGTTGAGAAATATCCATACCGGTATTTTCTTCACCTTCACTCGGCCTTAGTCCAATAACTGCTTTTACGAACCACGCCAGGAGGCATGTTATTCCAAAAGCCCATGCCCACGCGGCAACAATGCCTACAATTTGTCTCCACAATTGGTCAGGATTTCCGTGAAATAACCCAGCAGGAGCGCCTGGATTTATCATTTGATCAGCAAAAAGGCCGGTTGCAAATGCCCCCCATGTTCCTCCAACCGCATGCACACCGATAACGTCCAGCGCATCATCATAACCAAGGGCCTTTTTCATTTTTGTGACAGCAAGGTAACATAAAATTGCAGAAGCACAACCAATCGCAATAGAAGCGTTTGGTCCCACAAAACCAGCAGCAGGAGTAATGGCAACCAGACCGGCTACAGCACCGGAACAAGCTCCCAATATGGTTGGTTTTTTATGAAACACCCATTCAAGTAACGACCAAGTAATTCCTGCAGCGGCCGTAGCCGTGTTGGTAACAACAAAAGCATTCGCACAGAGTCCATCCGCGGCGAGAGCACTGCCCGCATTAAAACCAAACCAACCAAACCAAAGAAGACCTGTACCCAGCATCACGAAAGGCAAGTTATGGGGAGGTCTCACCTCTTTCGGATATCCCTTGCGCTTTCCTAAAAACAAAATCACGGCAAGCGCCGATGCGCCGGAACATATGTGCACAACGGTTCCGCCTGCAAAATCCAGTGAGTCTAAAGCCAAAAGCCAGCCGTCGGAAGACCATACCCAATGTGCTATGGGTGGATAAACAATTGCCGTCCATAATACTATCAACACCAACCATGCGTTAAATTTCATTCTTTCGGCAAATGCACCTGTTATCAATGCAGGGGTAATAATGGCAAACATGCCTTGAAACATCATAAAGGTTAGATGAGGGATTGTATCGCAATACATACCCGGTTCCTGCCCAACCTCGCCGGCTCCAAGCCCACACCACTGAAGCCCTCCAATAAACCAGGTTCCGGGTGCAAAGCTTAAACTATATCCCCAGAGAATCCAGGTAACACCAACAACACACATACAGATAAAGCTTAACCACAGGGTATTTACCATATTCTTTGCACGTACCATACCACCATAAAACAAGGCCAAACCCGGTGTCATAAGTAAAACCAGGGCCGCCGAAATGAGCATCCACGCATGATTTCCTGTATCGATAGCTGGCGCATCATCTGCCATGGCACTTGATGCGCAAAGCGTCAACGTCGCTACTGCAAAGAACGATGCAAGACCTGTATAGACTCCTTTTCTCATTTCCGTCTCCTTCCTTAAATGAATTTCTCATGAACGGTAAACTGCGCACAAAAACGTGTGACTCCGTGACTCCTTGAGCATAACCGCTTTTCAGTAAAATGAAACAACCGTTTCATAAACCAAAAAAATGTCATTCGTCGCCTCCCTTTTAACGATAAACCATACACTAAAACTTAAGCCAATAGAACAAACCGTTTTCAGCAGAGAACACAACCTTTCCCATACCAAAAGATGCTATTCACCACCTCCCTTCTTATACAGTTATGGCTTCAATGATCTTCCTTTTTCACGAAAACAATCCCTGCGCTGTTTGTTCTAATCCTTATATGATCTTAGTTTTATTTCCCATAGATAGCCGGCTAATTTATCCATGTCTGTACTGAGAAAAAGCGAAGGTTCTTTTTCTTTCATCCGGTCAACGATACTTTTGCATCTTTTCTTTGAATACAACAACGTAACATCTGTCATCCTGGACGGATTATGGCATGGCACACAATTATTCGTATATACTTTTTCCGCCATATTGAGTACATCTTGTTCTCCAATTTTTTTCAATGATTTGAACTCAGCTACTTTTCCCTTATCTATCTCACCTTTCTGATATTTTTTGAATACATCAATTATCTGCTGTTCATCCCTTGTAAATCTCTCTTCTTCTTCCATCTGCATCCGGTTAAATGCATGCAGAACATCTTCTTCCGCCCAGTGTTCATGAGAAAAAATATATTCAAGCAAATGGCATTGCCCGCATTTCTTACCCAAGGTAATTTCCATACTTTCTTCAGAATGTATTACAGACTCATGAATGCCCTGAGTATTGTTATGGGAAGAAATCAGCAATTTGGCATCCGTGGGAGAACTTATAATTTTTACCCCTTCAGCCAGAGAAATATACGGCATGAAACCCAGGAAACTTTTTTTTCTTCCCACTTCTGTTTCAACTGTCTCCGTAGAGTAAAAAATATGCTTACTTATGTCGTCATATACCACTTCCTTCGGCAACAAATACAATAGGTTTTGATATCTTTTATAGTCTGTAATATGCTTGGAACCTTCATCAAGCACCACGTGAATGTACACACGTTTTTCCTTGATAATGAGAGATTCCCTGCGCACAACACTGTTTTTAATTTCATCTTCTCTGCCTTCATTCTGCAAGACTCCATTAATTATATAATTCTGGGAAAATGCAGAAAGCGATACCGCAAAAACAAAGCTACAGGTTAGTACAAAACAGCAAAACACCCTGCAGGAAAACATACAACACCCTCCCAAACACCTCAAGTAGAACGGAACAAGAATAATTAATTTAGTATATCTAAATTTTGCAGTATTGTTGTTGTGATATGGAAAGCAGCATGTTATGTGCCACAAAAACAAGTGACATTTTAAGATTTCGCATCTATTGGCATTTCAATCAAATGCGACTTTTCCAAATGTACTGCTACTATTTTTACCATATTTCAATTTTTGCTAATCGGTTGATTTAAACCAATATACTCAGAAATTGTACAAAGATCCCTGTTTTCTAATCACCAATGAAAAAGAACACTTTTCATGAACAATAAGTCTCATATGTATAAATAATAAGAGAAAGAATCAAAGACAGCTCTGATGGTCGATTTTAAAGGATAGGAAAGTAAACTCCTTTCCCTGTGCCGTTCATAAAGAGCATCTTCCAAAATTATCATCATTATCACAACAATAAAGGGAAACAGGGATAATCTTTGATGATGATACATACATCCAGAACAAACACGTTCTCCTTCTGCAGAAACTCTAATGAAACAAGGTTTTACGAAGAATAGTAAATATGAAGGAGGATTTCAACCAAAATTATTGACGCCGGTTTGTTTAAGGCCTGGCTTACCTTATCTATGAAGGTGAATATCCATTGTAGGAATGAATATGATCAGTTTTTTTTGTCTTTGGGTGTTTGTTGGGGTTCAATACAAATCCCAAGGCTTTCACCCAAGAGAATGACAATACTGGCAAGACATGGTTCCGTGTCTTTCATGCCAAAAAAAGAATGACCCTT
The sequence above is drawn from the Candidatus Brocadiaceae bacterium genome and encodes:
- a CDS encoding ABC transporter permease — its product is MALLLFYSFRNLLTRKVTTALTASGMALVVFVFTAIIMLAEGLQHTLVQTGEHDNVVILRKSAESEVQSVIDRNQASIIETQPEIALEENGCKLLAKELVILITLQKRGSDNPANVIIRGIGQRSLHLRPQVKIIAGRMPKTGTLEIVAGQSIAKGFKNTGLGKTIRFAMREWTVVGIFDAGNTGFSSEIWGDAEQLMQAFRRPVFSSVIFRLRERSAFQTVKQRIENDPRLTLEATREVNYYRKQSEMMATFLRILGISLTAIFSIGAVIGAMITMYSAVANRTAEIGTLRAIGFQRSSILLAFLLESLILGFFGGCTGLIFASLLQFVGVSTMNFQTFSELSFRFSITREIAGKAMSFALFMGFSGGILPAMRASHMNIVNALRKS
- a CDS encoding FprA family A-type flavoprotein encodes the protein MKPAKLKEGVYWVGEIDWDLRNFHGYSTQRGTTYNAYLIVDEKITLIDSVRPYLLNKMIQRLSLLVNPADIHYIISNHVEMDHSGSLPQLLELAKNATLITSPNGQKGLIAHYKKPDWNFKVIQSGEEVNLGRKNIKFFLTQMVHWPDNMVSYLEEDKILFSNDAFGQHIASCERFDDEFLLGVAIDEAKKYYANIVLPYSVQVKKALDQLSHLDIDMIAPSHGIIWRSSIHAIMEEYTKWATGQIVKKCLVIYDTMWKSTETIAGTIQEAFEANDIPVKMINLRHSHISDVIADVLTARYVCVGSPTLNSHMLPTVSGFLTYLQGLSPKNRIGLAFGSYGWGGQSIRHIEETLKGCGFELLESIKIQFVPDETQQQEILTKLSQDIATL
- a CDS encoding response regulator → MKDVLIVEDDPEMQEFYKDMLQGEDFAITIVANADEALKKIKEEQYDIVILDILMEGVTGDRLFALLRKDSRYKRVPVIMASALDEETYRCFQALGNVAFLEKPFKKEKLLDLMAKSFS
- a CDS encoding ATP-binding protein, which produces MLTYTKETFLTINKIILSSLDIRDVYQVLSKELLKVVDFDRMTVTLVAENNDLYEAFVSTKGYSYTESKEGVFYPIKGSLTERVVQTCKPVIVEDTSEGRYTMDTSLFKEGIHSRLGFPLVYRGSIMKHQKPFQQFEKKLQGTYTERVVGSLNLESRRREYYSKKYVAFFSQVVPQLSMAIENTLFFDKLRDAEARYRKIIENSPDIIFECTKEGKFFIMNPSVEKITGYPAQYFYDRQGYGLSLCHEDDQGMVLSEISRVLDGTKSCLRNFVFRVIHKQGKIVWLSLDVLPVFQDGKITGMEGFCRDITEGKKVDELKDNLIRDVTHELKTPVAKMEMAIDMFKRSMSAGSDGLPGKGARLQDILQNNVIRLKNIIKHVLDMSKLESGAEPLKISGFSFEDLVKKVVDDLQIPSAEKMNAIRTKIPVDIPFIHADRDQMYRVVFNLLENAIKFTDKGEITISARIVRKTLEVVVRDTGRGLEKETKARVFEKFYKEMPSMPGAGIGLAICKNILRLHKGKIWVESDGKGKGSRFVFSIPLTADPRE
- a CDS encoding P-II family nitrogen regulator; the protein is MKKVEAIIRPERLTIVKDCLEELGYPGMTVTDVKGHGAQRGITEQWRGRTYRVDLLSKVKIEIVVSDQELGKVIECIKKEAQTGSIGDGKIFISPIDEVHRIRTGESGETAI
- a CDS encoding ammonium transporter is translated as MRKGVYTGLASFFAVATLTLCASSAMADDAPAIDTGNHAWMLISAALVLLMTPGLALFYGGMVRAKNMVNTLWLSFICMCVVGVTWILWGYSLSFAPGTWFIGGLQWCGLGAGEVGQEPGMYCDTIPHLTFMMFQGMFAIITPALITGAFAERMKFNAWLVLIVLWTAIVYPPIAHWVWSSDGWLLALDSLDFAGGTVVHICSGASALAVILFLGKRKGYPKEVRPPHNLPFVMLGTGLLWFGWFGFNAGSALAADGLCANAFVVTNTATAAAGITWSLLEWVFHKKPTILGACSGAVAGLVAITPAAGFVGPNASIAIGCASAILCYLAVTKMKKALGYDDALDVIGVHAVGGTWGAFATGLFADQMINPGAPAGLFHGNPDQLWRQIVGIVAAWAWAFGITCLLAWFVKAVIGLRPSEGEENTGMDISQHKEISYHYYEAEQA